A region of the Longimicrobiaceae bacterium genome:
TCAGCCCTCGCGGCGCGGTACGACATGTCCTTCACAGCGGTGCAGAAGCACGTCACGGTACTGGAAGGAGCGGGACTCGTGACGAAGCAGGCGCAGGGCCGCGAGAGAATCGTCTGCGGCAACCCGGAGCGAATCGCGCGGGCGCGCGATCTACTCGCTCAGCTCGAGGGCCTGTGGAGGGCCCGCTTCAGTCAGCTCGACCGCGTGTTCACCCACCCCAACCACCAGGAGTGAGCCATGCCCATCAAGTCCGTCACCTCAGACAAAGACGCCCTCACCCTGACCGTGGTCGGCGAGTACCCCGTTCCGGTCGAGCGCCTTTGGGAGGCGTACGCCGACCCGCGCCAGTTGGAGAGGTTCTGGGGGCCGGAAGCCTGGCCCGCCACCTTCACCCGGCACGACATGACGGTTGGCGGCCGCTCCGAGTACTACATGACCGGACCGGACGGCAGTTCGTCGCGCGGCTGGTGGCGCTTCCTGGCGGTGGAGCCGGTCCGCCGGATCGAAGTCGAAGATGGCTTCTCGCACGAAGATGGTCGTCCGAACGAAGACATGCCGTCGATGCGGATGGTGTTCACGTTCGAGCCGACCTCCACCGGTTCGCGGTTCACCAGCGTCACCCACTTCACCAGTCTCGAGTCGATGGAGCAGCTGGTGGAGATGGGAATGATCGAGGGCCTGAAGTCGGCGCTCGGGCAGCTGGACGACGTGCTGGCCGAACCCGCATCGGCAGCGGCGGGCCGCACCACTGTCGCGTAGATCCTCGACTACGGCCCAGCCGGACGAGGTGCACTCCGAGTCGGAGTGCACCTCGCGCTGTACAGGACACCCGGTTTTTTTGGACAGCCGATTGGGATCAGCTGGAGGGGTCCAGCGAGCGGAGATAAGATCACCCGGTATTCCGCAGCCCCGCCGAGATCCCGTTGATGGTCGCCGCGATGGCGTAGTTCAGCTCCTCGCTCTCCTCGCCCGCGCGCTTGCGGCGCAGCAGGCTCACCTGCACCAGGCTCAGCGGGTCCACGTACGGGTTGCGCAGGCGGATGGAGCGGGCGAGCACCGGGTTCTCGTCCAGGAGCCGATCCTGCCCGGTGACGCGCAGCACCATCCGCCGGGTGCGCTCGAACTCCTCCACCACGCGCCCGAACACCCGCTCGCGCAGCCCTTCGTCCTCCACCAGCTCGGCGTAGCGGCGCGCGATGGAGAGGTCCGCCTTCGCCATCCCGATCTCCACGTTGCGGACCAGGTCGTGGAAGAGCGGGAAGTCCCGCATCATCTCCCGCAGCAGCCGCTCGCCCCCCTCCTCCTCCTCCACGAAGCGCTCCAGCGCGTACCCCACCCCGAACCAGGCGGGGAGCACGTGCCGGCTCTGCATCCACCCGAACACCCAGGGGATGGCGCGCAGGTCGTCCAGCCCGCGGGTCTCGCCGCGGCGCGCGGGGCGGGAGCCGATGCGGGCGTGCTCCAGCTCGCCCACGGGGGTGGCCTGCTGGAAGTAGGCGAGCACCTCCGGGTCGTCGGCCACGTGCTCGCGGTAGAAGGCGAACGCCGCGGCGGACATGCGCTCCATGGCCTCCTCCCAGCGCGCCTCCCGCTCCGGGTCGGGACGCTCCGTGCGGGCGAGCGCGTCGAGCGAGGCGGCCACCATCAGCTCCAGGCTCCGCTCGGCGAGCACGGGGTCGGCGTACTTCCAGCCGAGCACCTCGCCCTGCTCCGTGATCTTGATCTCACCGTCGAAGGCGCCCGGCGGCTGCGAGGTGATGGCCCGGTGCGTGGGCCCCCCGCCGCGCCCCACGGTGCCGCCCCGGCCGTGGAAGAGGCGCAGCGTCACCCCGCACTCCCGCGCCACGCGGTGCAGCTCGCGGTGCGCCTTGTAGATCTCCCAGGTGCTGGTGAGCATCCCCCCGTCCTTGTTGGAGTCGGAGTAGCCCAGCATCACCTCCTGGGTGCGCCCCCACGAGTCCAGCAGCCGCGCGTAGTCGGTGCGTGTCCAGAGCGCGCGGCAGACCTCCGGCGCGTTGCGCAGGTCCTCGATGGACTCGAAGAGCGGCACCGGCATCAGCCCCGGGTCGTCGCCCTCCGCGGCCACCCGCACCCCCGCCAGCCCCGCCAGGCGGACCACGGCGAGCACGTCCTCCACGGAGCGGGCCCCGCTGACCACGTACGTGCGGACGGCCTCCGGTGGATAGGTGCGTTTCAGCTCCGCCACGGTCCGGAGCGTCTCCAGCAGCCCCACGGTGTCGGGAGAGGGCGGGGGAGGGAGCGGCGGCGACTCGTCCTCCGCGCCCCCGGGCGAGCCGAACAGCTCCCGGAGCGCCCGCTCGTGCACGCGCGCGTGCTGCCGCACGTCCAGCGCGTGCAGGTGGAACCCGAACGTCTCCACCTTGCGCAGCAGCGGGCCCAGGAGGAGGCGGGCGAGGCGCTCGCCCCGGTTCCGGACCAGGCTCTCGCGCACCAGGCGCAGGTCCTCGGCGAAGGCGGCCGCGTCGGGGTAGGCCTGGGGGTCCCCCGGGTCGTTGCGCGCGGCGCGTAGACGCCACCCCGCGTAGCCCAGGAAGCGGCGGTACACCTCGGTGGGGGCGCGGGTCTCCGGGGTGGGGTCGAGGGAGGGGATGCTCGCCCGGTACCGCTCCAGCGCGGCCTGCAGCTCCGGGGTGACCGGGACCTGGAGCGTGGAGGCGCTCAGCCGCTCCACCAGCCCCTCCAGCGCCTCCACGTAGTAGTCGAGGACCGTCTCGCGGGCGAGCTGGAGCGCCTGGCGCGTGACCTCCGGGGTGACGAAGGGGTTGCCGTCGCGGTCCCCGCCGATCCAGGAGCCGAAGCGCACCACCTGCGGCAGCTCGCGCGGGGAGAGCTCCTTCCCGTAGGCCCGCGCGAAGGCGTCGGCGATCTCGAAGTACAGACGGGGGAGGGTGGGGATGAGGACGCCGGGGTAGTAGTCGAGCCCCATGCGGACCTCGTCGAGCACCGTGGGGCGTTGCCGGCGCACCTCGTCCGTCTGCCAGAGCGCGGTGATCTCGGCCGCGATGGCGGCTTCCTCCTCGGCGGCCTCGGCGTCGGTGAGCGGGAGCCGGTCCAGCCGCTCCAGCGCGGCGGAGATGCGGGCGCGCTTGAAGAGCACGGTGCGCCGCGACACCTCCGTGGGGTGCGCGGTGAAGACCGGCACCACCTGCACCCGGCCGAGCGCGTCGAGCACGGCGTCCCACCCCAGCCCCGCGTCGCGCAGGCGGAGCAGCGTGCCGTGAAAGGTGCCCGGCTGCGGCGGCTGGTCCGCGCGGAGGCCGGAGGCGCGCCGGCGCCGCTTGCGGTGCTGCGTCTCGGCGAGGTTGGTGAGCTCGAAGTAGATGGAGAACGCCCGGGTGAGCCGGTACGCGTCGCGCACCTCCAGCTCGCCCACCCGCGCCTCCGCCCGCGCCATCAGCTCATGGCGCGCCTCGTCGCCGGCGCTCCGCTCCCGGTGCGCGATGGCGAGGTGGCGAAGCTCCTCCACCACGCCGAAGAGCTCGGCGCCCTCCTGCTCGCGGATCACCTCCCCCAGGAGCATCCCCAGGGA
Encoded here:
- a CDS encoding helix-turn-helix domain-containing protein produces the protein MVVRPTLSDAEIDRVFHALADATRRDIVARVMAGEAASISALAARYDMSFTAVQKHVTVLEGAGLVTKQAQGRERIVCGNPERIARARDLLAQLEGLWRARFSQLDRVFTHPNHQE
- a CDS encoding SRPBCC domain-containing protein, giving the protein MPIKSVTSDKDALTLTVVGEYPVPVERLWEAYADPRQLERFWGPEAWPATFTRHDMTVGGRSEYYMTGPDGSSSRGWWRFLAVEPVRRIEVEDGFSHEDGRPNEDMPSMRMVFTFEPTSTGSRFTSVTHFTSLESMEQLVEMGMIEGLKSALGQLDDVLAEPASAAAGRTTVA
- a CDS encoding phosphoenolpyruvate carboxylase, yielding MAETDPHWKADAQASRLAELTADEGDLKEVPLRRDVRSLGMLLGEVIREQEGAELFGVVEELRHLAIAHRERSAGDEARHELMARAEARVGELEVRDAYRLTRAFSIYFELTNLAETQHRKRRRRASGLRADQPPQPGTFHGTLLRLRDAGLGWDAVLDALGRVQVVPVFTAHPTEVSRRTVLFKRARISAALERLDRLPLTDAEAAEEEAAIAAEITALWQTDEVRRQRPTVLDEVRMGLDYYPGVLIPTLPRLYFEIADAFARAYGKELSPRELPQVVRFGSWIGGDRDGNPFVTPEVTRQALQLARETVLDYYVEALEGLVERLSASTLQVPVTPELQAALERYRASIPSLDPTPETRAPTEVYRRFLGYAGWRLRAARNDPGDPQAYPDAAAFAEDLRLVRESLVRNRGERLARLLLGPLLRKVETFGFHLHALDVRQHARVHERALRELFGSPGGAEDESPPLPPPPSPDTVGLLETLRTVAELKRTYPPEAVRTYVVSGARSVEDVLAVVRLAGLAGVRVAAEGDDPGLMPVPLFESIEDLRNAPEVCRALWTRTDYARLLDSWGRTQEVMLGYSDSNKDGGMLTSTWEIYKAHRELHRVARECGVTLRLFHGRGGTVGRGGGPTHRAITSQPPGAFDGEIKITEQGEVLGWKYADPVLAERSLELMVAASLDALARTERPDPEREARWEEAMERMSAAAFAFYREHVADDPEVLAYFQQATPVGELEHARIGSRPARRGETRGLDDLRAIPWVFGWMQSRHVLPAWFGVGYALERFVEEEEGGERLLREMMRDFPLFHDLVRNVEIGMAKADLSIARRYAELVEDEGLRERVFGRVVEEFERTRRMVLRVTGQDRLLDENPVLARSIRLRNPYVDPLSLVQVSLLRRKRAGEESEELNYAIAATINGISAGLRNTG